One region of Skermanella mucosa genomic DNA includes:
- a CDS encoding ABC transporter ATP-binding protein → MTYDAGGVPPRLELRGITKRFPGVVANDGVSFPVRPGEIHALLGENGAGKSTLVKIIYGVLHADEGEVLWNGQAVQLANPHAARRLGIGMVFQHFSLFDGMTVLENIALGLEGKPDMRSLSGRIVEVSQAYGLPLDPRREIHTLSVGERQRVEIVRCLLQDPKLLIMDEPTSVLTPQEVERLFGTLRLLASEGCSILYISHKLQEIKDLCDHATILRGGKVVGECDPAVESTRGMAQMMIGAELKTLARRGTRPKAATRFTVEALDLPTDQPFGTTLKRVGFEVAAGEIFGIAGVAGNGQNELMRALSGELTVANPTSIRLDGKPVGDLGVERRRALGLCCVPEERNGHAAVPDMSLASNTLISARNRMKLVLRGWIRRDATRDFAERIIQEFGVKARGPDSAARSLSGGNLQKYIVGREILQAPEVLVIAQPTWGVDAGAAAAIHQALFNLAQNGASIVVVSQDLDELLTLCDRLAVLNVGTLSKAIDTADASLEEIGLLMGGLHGMSAEVPATHGAENKGGSQHVA, encoded by the coding sequence ATGACCTACGATGCCGGCGGGGTTCCTCCCCGTCTTGAGCTTCGCGGAATAACCAAGCGATTCCCCGGGGTCGTCGCCAACGACGGCGTCAGCTTCCCGGTCCGGCCGGGCGAGATCCATGCGCTGCTGGGAGAGAACGGCGCCGGCAAGAGCACGCTGGTGAAGATCATCTACGGCGTGCTCCACGCCGACGAGGGCGAGGTGCTGTGGAACGGGCAGGCTGTCCAGCTTGCCAACCCGCATGCGGCGCGCCGGCTCGGCATCGGCATGGTGTTCCAGCATTTCTCGCTGTTCGACGGCATGACGGTGCTGGAGAACATCGCGCTGGGGCTGGAAGGCAAGCCCGACATGCGCAGCCTGTCCGGGCGGATCGTCGAGGTGTCGCAGGCCTACGGTCTGCCGCTGGACCCGAGGCGCGAGATCCACACCCTGTCGGTCGGCGAGCGCCAGCGGGTCGAGATCGTGCGATGCCTGCTTCAGGATCCCAAGCTGCTGATCATGGACGAGCCGACCTCCGTCCTGACCCCGCAGGAGGTCGAGCGGCTGTTCGGCACGTTGCGGCTGCTGGCGTCGGAAGGCTGCTCGATCCTCTACATCAGCCACAAGCTCCAGGAGATCAAGGATCTCTGCGACCATGCCACGATCCTGCGCGGCGGCAAGGTGGTCGGGGAGTGCGACCCGGCGGTGGAATCGACCCGCGGCATGGCGCAGATGATGATCGGCGCCGAGCTGAAGACGCTGGCCCGGCGCGGGACGCGGCCCAAGGCCGCCACCCGATTTACAGTCGAGGCGCTGGACCTGCCGACCGACCAGCCGTTCGGGACCACGCTGAAGCGCGTCGGTTTCGAGGTCGCGGCGGGCGAAATCTTCGGCATCGCCGGCGTCGCCGGCAACGGCCAGAACGAATTGATGCGGGCTCTGTCGGGCGAACTGACGGTCGCGAACCCGACAAGCATCCGGCTGGACGGCAAGCCGGTGGGCGACCTGGGCGTCGAGCGGCGGCGGGCGCTGGGCCTGTGCTGCGTGCCGGAGGAGCGCAACGGCCACGCCGCGGTGCCCGACATGAGCTTGGCGTCGAATACGCTGATCAGCGCGCGGAACCGCATGAAGCTGGTGCTGCGCGGCTGGATCAGGCGGGACGCGACGCGGGATTTCGCCGAGCGGATCATCCAGGAGTTCGGCGTCAAGGCGCGCGGGCCTGACTCGGCGGCGCGCAGCCTGTCGGGCGGCAACCTTCAGAAATACATCGTCGGACGCGAGATCCTCCAGGCTCCCGAGGTGCTGGTGATCGCCCAGCCGACCTGGGGCGTCGATGCAGGCGCCGCCGCGGCGATCCACCAGGCGCTGTTCAACCTGGCGCAGAACGGGGCCTCGATCGTCGTCGTCTCCCAGGACCTGGACGAGTTGCTGACCCTGTGCGACCGGCTGGCGGTGCTGAATGTCGGTACCCTGTCGAAGGCGATCGACACGGCGGATGCCTCCCTGGAGGAGATCGGGCTGCTGATGGGCGGCCTGCACGGGATGTCGGCGGAAGTGCCGGCAACACACGGGGCGGAGAACAAGGGGGGCTCCCAGCATGTCGCTTAA
- the uraH gene encoding hydroxyisourate hydrolase, which translates to MAATSRMAESGAASGGRLTTHVLDTMHGTPAAGMAVTLFRIDGDRREKITETKTNTDGRCDEPLLSGDRMRTGIYELIFEVDAYFRKIAVDLPDPPFLDGIPLRFGIADAGAHYHVPLLVSPFAYSTYRGS; encoded by the coding sequence ATGGCGGCGACTTCACGAATGGCGGAGAGCGGGGCGGCGAGCGGAGGACGGCTCACCACCCATGTCCTCGATACCATGCACGGAACGCCCGCGGCGGGAATGGCGGTGACGCTGTTCCGGATCGACGGCGACAGGCGGGAGAAGATCACCGAGACCAAGACGAACACCGACGGCCGCTGCGACGAACCGTTGCTGTCCGGCGACCGGATGCGGACGGGGATCTACGAGCTGATATTCGAGGTGGACGCCTATTTCCGGAAGATCGCGGTAGACCTGCCGGACCCGCCGTTCCTGGACGGCATCCCGCTCCGCTTCGGGATCGCGGACGCGGGTGCCCATTACCATGTGCCGCTGCTGGTCAGCCCGTTCGCCTATTCCACATATCGCGGAAGCTGA
- the xdhB gene encoding xanthine dehydrogenase molybdopterin binding subunit, which translates to MPDSTEAGLVERISGAVHSDRRHDSAHKHVTGEAVYVDDIREPAGLLNVYLGLSDRPHARLVSLDLSAVRAAPGVVEVVTAADVPGVNDVSCMGRHDEPLFADDLIEYAGQPLFAVAAETREQARRAARLAVATYEDLEPVLTLDQARGRGTVVFPPMTLKRGEAEPAIAEAPRRLEGRIVIGGQDHFYLEGQIAMAIPGEDDEVLVHCSTQHPSEVQHIVAHVLNVPANAVAVEVRRMGGAFGGKETQANLFAATAAVVAKKTGRAAKLRPDRDDDMVITGKRHDFEVDYRVGFDDDGRIRGVEFLFAARCGFAADLSGPVTDRALFHCDNTYFYEAVTAKSLPLKTNTVSNTAFRGFGGPQGMVAAERVIEEVAYAVGKDPLEIRKLNFYGGEGRDLTPYHQTVEDNIAPEIVTALEERSDYQARRDAIRAHNARGGWLRKGIALTPVKFGISFTATQYNQAGALVHVYTDGTVHLNHGGTEMGQGLYVKVAQVVAEEFQIDIEKVRVTATTTGKVPNTSATAASSGADLNGKAAQNAAATIKERLIGFAVENWGVPREQVVFLPNRVRIGNQEIPFGDLVRTAYMARIQLSSTGFYKTPEIHWDRAAGRGKPFYYFSYGAAAAEVTVDTLTGEYRVDRVDILHDVGHSLNPALDRGQVEGGFVQGMGWLTMEELWWDKRGHLRTHAPSTYKIPACSDRPRVFNVHLLENARNRKDTVYRSKAVGEPPFMLGMSVLHAISDAVASVGDYATCPRIDPPATPEKVLAAIEALRAGRRPA; encoded by the coding sequence ATGCCTGATTCAACGGAAGCGGGTCTCGTCGAGCGCATCTCGGGCGCCGTTCATTCCGACCGGCGGCACGACAGCGCCCACAAGCACGTGACCGGCGAGGCGGTCTATGTCGACGATATCCGGGAGCCGGCCGGACTGCTGAATGTCTATCTGGGCCTGAGCGACCGGCCTCATGCGCGGCTGGTGTCGCTGGACCTGTCGGCGGTGAGAGCGGCGCCGGGCGTGGTCGAGGTCGTCACGGCGGCGGACGTGCCGGGCGTCAACGACGTGAGCTGCATGGGCCGCCATGACGAGCCGCTGTTCGCCGACGACCTGATCGAGTACGCGGGCCAGCCGCTGTTCGCGGTGGCGGCGGAGACCCGGGAGCAGGCGCGCCGGGCGGCGCGGCTCGCGGTCGCGACCTACGAGGACCTGGAGCCGGTGCTGACCCTGGATCAGGCGCGCGGGCGCGGGACCGTGGTGTTCCCGCCCATGACCTTGAAGCGGGGCGAAGCGGAACCGGCGATCGCGGAGGCACCCCGCCGCCTGGAAGGCCGGATCGTCATCGGCGGCCAGGACCATTTCTACCTGGAAGGCCAGATCGCCATGGCGATCCCCGGGGAGGACGACGAGGTCCTGGTCCATTGCTCGACACAGCATCCCAGCGAGGTCCAGCATATCGTCGCCCACGTGCTGAACGTGCCGGCCAACGCGGTGGCGGTCGAGGTCCGGCGCATGGGCGGGGCATTCGGCGGCAAGGAGACGCAGGCCAACCTGTTCGCGGCGACGGCGGCCGTCGTGGCGAAGAAGACGGGGCGGGCTGCCAAGCTTCGGCCGGACCGCGACGACGACATGGTGATCACCGGCAAGCGCCACGATTTCGAGGTGGACTACCGCGTCGGGTTCGACGACGACGGGCGGATCAGGGGCGTCGAGTTCCTGTTCGCCGCGCGCTGCGGGTTCGCCGCCGACCTGTCCGGGCCGGTGACCGACCGGGCACTGTTCCACTGCGACAACACCTATTTCTACGAGGCGGTCACGGCCAAGTCGCTGCCGCTGAAGACCAACACGGTCTCCAACACGGCATTCCGCGGGTTCGGCGGACCCCAGGGGATGGTCGCGGCGGAACGGGTGATCGAGGAGGTGGCATATGCAGTGGGCAAGGACCCGCTGGAGATCCGCAAGCTGAACTTCTACGGCGGCGAGGGCCGGGACCTGACGCCCTATCACCAGACCGTGGAAGACAACATCGCGCCGGAGATCGTCACGGCGCTGGAGGAGCGATCCGACTATCAAGCACGACGCGATGCGATCCGGGCGCACAACGCCAGGGGTGGCTGGCTGCGGAAGGGGATCGCGCTGACGCCGGTCAAGTTCGGCATCTCCTTCACCGCGACCCAGTACAACCAGGCCGGAGCCCTGGTCCATGTCTATACCGACGGCACCGTCCACCTGAACCACGGCGGGACCGAGATGGGGCAGGGGCTTTACGTGAAGGTCGCCCAGGTCGTCGCCGAGGAGTTCCAGATCGACATCGAGAAGGTCCGCGTCACGGCGACCACGACCGGCAAGGTGCCGAACACCTCGGCGACCGCGGCGTCGTCGGGGGCCGACCTGAACGGCAAGGCGGCGCAGAACGCGGCGGCCACCATCAAGGAGCGGCTGATCGGCTTCGCGGTGGAGAACTGGGGCGTGCCGCGGGAGCAGGTGGTGTTCCTGCCCAACCGGGTGCGGATCGGCAACCAGGAGATCCCGTTCGGCGATCTGGTCCGAACCGCCTACATGGCGCGCATCCAGCTCTCGTCCACCGGATTCTACAAGACGCCGGAGATCCACTGGGACCGGGCGGCCGGGCGCGGCAAGCCGTTCTACTATTTTTCCTATGGTGCGGCGGCGGCGGAAGTGACCGTCGATACGCTGACGGGAGAATACAGGGTCGACCGGGTCGACATCCTGCACGATGTCGGACATTCGCTGAACCCGGCGCTGGATCGCGGGCAGGTCGAAGGCGGCTTCGTCCAGGGCATGGGCTGGCTGACCATGGAGGAGCTGTGGTGGGACAAGCGCGGGCATCTGCGGACCCACGCGCCCAGCACCTACAAGATCCCGGCCTGCAGCGACCGGCCCCGTGTCTTCAACGTCCACCTGCTGGAGAACGCGCGGAACCGCAAGGACACGGTCTACCGGTCCAAGGCGGTGGGCGAGCCGCCCTTCATGCTGGGCATGTCGGTGCTCCATGCGATTTCGGACGCGGTGGCGAGCGTCGGCGATTACGCGACATGCCCGAGGATCGATCCGCCGGCCACGCCGGAGAAGGTGCTGGCGGCGATCGAGGCCCTGAGGGCGGGAAGGCGGCCGGCATGA
- the xdhC gene encoding xanthine dehydrogenase accessory protein XdhC gives MTGLAPVLKAMLARGERAALVTVAGARGSTPREPGARMLVGPAATAGTIGGGRLEWDAIARARALAGPEEMVDVPLGPAIGQCCGGHVTLRLEQADAALLDRIEAEESAAAARLPRVLLFGAGHVGKAIASALAPLPLDMLWIDGRAEEFPQAMPGTTVRRVVTEAPLDMVAEAPPGSSYLVLTHLHALDFQITEAVLRRGDFAYAGLIGSATKRRRFERTFTAHGGDPGVLDRLTCPIGSALHRDKRPEVIAALVAAELLITTAEASKEASEPANAEA, from the coding sequence ATGACCGGGCTGGCGCCGGTGCTGAAGGCCATGCTGGCGCGTGGCGAGCGCGCGGCGCTGGTGACGGTGGCCGGAGCGCGGGGCTCGACCCCGCGCGAGCCTGGAGCGCGGATGCTGGTCGGTCCGGCGGCCACGGCCGGAACGATCGGCGGCGGCCGGCTGGAATGGGACGCGATCGCCCGGGCTCGGGCGCTGGCGGGACCCGAGGAGATGGTGGACGTTCCGCTGGGTCCGGCGATCGGCCAGTGCTGCGGCGGCCATGTGACGCTGCGCCTGGAACAGGCCGACGCGGCGTTGCTGGACCGGATCGAGGCGGAAGAGAGTGCCGCCGCCGCCAGGCTGCCGCGGGTCCTGCTGTTCGGCGCCGGTCATGTCGGCAAGGCGATCGCGTCGGCGCTGGCGCCGCTGCCGCTGGACATGCTGTGGATCGACGGGCGGGCGGAGGAGTTTCCACAGGCCATGCCCGGAACGACCGTGCGCCGGGTCGTGACGGAAGCGCCCCTGGACATGGTCGCCGAGGCGCCGCCGGGATCCAGCTATCTGGTGCTGACTCATCTGCATGCGCTGGATTTCCAGATCACGGAAGCGGTGCTGCGGCGCGGGGACTTCGCCTATGCCGGGCTGATCGGCTCGGCGACCAAGCGGCGGCGGTTCGAGCGGACCTTCACCGCCCACGGGGGGGATCCGGGCGTGCTGGACAGGCTGACCTGCCCGATCGGGTCCGCCCTGCACCGCGACAAGCGACCGGAGGTGATCGCGGCACTGGTCGCCGCAGAGCTCTTGATAACGACCGCCGAAGCGTCCAAAGAGGCATCAGAACCCGCGAACGCCGAGGCATAG
- the xdhA gene encoding xanthine dehydrogenase small subunit, with product MRDCVRFLLSDRLIEIREVDPTQTVLDWLRLDQRKVGTKEGCAEGDCGACTVVVGRLEGGKVRYEAVNACIRFVATLDGCQVLTVEHLKGADGGLHPVQQALVDCHGSQCGFCTPGFVMSMFALYKGEEAPDGAAVDDALAGNLCRCTGYAPIVAASERMYALGAPAADRFAAEAAATAERLAGLQDDETLRVGKGGRLFLAPATLEAFADLLAEHPEARIVSGATDVGLWVTKFQRVLDVVIYTGRIRGFREIRDTGTALEISAGATYTDIKDPVGALYPDFGELIRRIGAVQVRNVGTIGGNIANGSPIGDTPPALIAAGATLVLRSKDGRRSMPIEDFFIDYGKQDRRPGEFVEAVVLPKPAPGARFRAYKITKRFDQDISAVCACFSVRIDGGTVAEARIAYGGMAATPKRAAEAEKALVGRPWTEATVRDAMAALARDFTPLTDWRASASYRMAVAANLLLKLYVETTDPDADTRLVGDRRLVHA from the coding sequence ATGCGCGATTGCGTAAGGTTCCTGCTGAGCGACCGGCTGATCGAGATTCGGGAGGTCGATCCGACCCAGACGGTCCTGGACTGGCTGCGCCTGGACCAGCGCAAGGTCGGCACCAAGGAAGGCTGCGCGGAAGGCGACTGCGGCGCCTGCACGGTGGTGGTCGGGCGGCTGGAGGGCGGCAAGGTCCGGTACGAGGCGGTGAACGCCTGCATCCGCTTCGTCGCGACGCTGGACGGCTGCCAGGTGCTGACGGTCGAGCACCTGAAGGGTGCGGACGGCGGGCTCCATCCGGTACAGCAGGCCCTGGTGGATTGCCACGGGTCGCAATGCGGCTTCTGCACGCCGGGCTTCGTCATGTCCATGTTCGCGCTGTACAAAGGCGAGGAGGCTCCGGACGGGGCCGCGGTGGACGACGCGCTGGCCGGCAACCTGTGTCGCTGCACGGGATACGCGCCGATCGTCGCGGCGAGCGAGCGGATGTACGCCCTGGGAGCGCCGGCGGCGGACCGTTTCGCGGCGGAGGCCGCGGCCACGGCGGAGCGGCTGGCAGGCTTGCAGGACGACGAGACCCTGCGCGTCGGCAAGGGCGGGCGGCTGTTCCTTGCCCCGGCGACGCTGGAGGCTTTCGCCGACCTGCTGGCCGAGCATCCGGAGGCCCGGATCGTCTCGGGGGCGACCGACGTCGGGCTCTGGGTCACCAAGTTCCAGCGGGTGCTGGACGTCGTGATCTACACGGGACGCATCCGGGGTTTCCGGGAGATCCGGGACACCGGCACCGCGCTGGAGATCTCGGCCGGAGCCACCTATACCGACATCAAGGATCCGGTCGGGGCGCTCTATCCCGATTTCGGCGAGCTGATCCGGCGGATCGGGGCCGTGCAGGTCCGGAACGTCGGCACGATCGGCGGCAACATCGCCAACGGCTCGCCCATCGGCGACACGCCGCCGGCCCTGATCGCGGCCGGCGCCACGTTGGTGCTGCGGTCGAAGGACGGCCGGCGGTCGATGCCGATCGAGGATTTCTTCATCGACTACGGCAAGCAGGACCGTCGGCCGGGAGAGTTCGTCGAGGCCGTCGTCCTGCCCAAACCCGCGCCGGGTGCGCGGTTCCGTGCCTACAAGATCACCAAGCGGTTCGACCAGGACATCTCGGCGGTGTGCGCCTGCTTCTCGGTCAGGATCGACGGCGGCACCGTGGCGGAAGCCAGGATCGCCTATGGCGGGATGGCCGCGACGCCGAAGCGGGCGGCGGAAGCCGAGAAGGCGCTGGTCGGGCGGCCCTGGACGGAGGCGACCGTGCGCGACGCCATGGCGGCGCTGGCGCGGGACTTCACCCCCCTGACCGACTGGCGGGCCAGCGCGTCCTACCGCATGGCCGTGGCCGCCAACCTGCTGCTGAAACTCTATGTGGAAACCACCGATCCCGACGCGGATACGCGTCTGGTCGGCGACCGGAGGCTGGTCCATGCCTGA